In the Leptolyngbya sp. SIO1E4 genome, one interval contains:
- a CDS encoding urease subunit beta codes for MIPGELLPAEGDIELNAGRQTVTLTVANTGDRPIQVGSHFHFFEVNTALQFDRAQAKGMRLDIPAGTAVRFEPGDERDVTLVALVGSRQVYGLNALINGALDD; via the coding sequence ATGATCCCTGGAGAACTTTTGCCCGCCGAAGGTGACATTGAGCTGAATGCAGGTCGTCAAACCGTAACGCTAACAGTCGCCAATACGGGCGATCGCCCCATTCAAGTCGGTTCTCACTTTCATTTTTTTGAAGTGAACACCGCATTGCAGTTCGATCGCGCCCAAGCCAAGGGTATGCGCCTGGATATTCCCGCCGGAACTGCTGTCCGGTTTGAGCCTGGAGATGAGCGAGACGTCACCTTGGTCGCCTTGGTAGGCAGTCGCCAGGTATACGGGTTAAACGCGCTCATTAATGGTGCACTCGACGACTAG
- a CDS encoding ferredoxin family protein, which produces MAHTIVTNVCEGVADCVDACPVACIHEGPGKNEKGTDWYWIDFATCIDCGICIQVCPVEGAILPEEKPALQKTPA; this is translated from the coding sequence GTGGCTCACACCATCGTGACCAATGTTTGTGAAGGCGTAGCCGATTGCGTCGATGCTTGCCCGGTCGCCTGCATTCATGAAGGCCCTGGCAAAAATGAGAAGGGAACAGACTGGTATTGGATCGACTTTGCAACGTGTATTGACTGCGGCATCTGTATTCAGGTTTGCCCCGTAGAAGGGGCAATCTTGCCGGAAGAAAAGCCCGCTCTGCAAAAAACCCCTGCTTGA
- a CDS encoding ATP phosphoribosyltransferase regulatory subunit translates to MVYQPPSGARDLLPLDVAQKHWIEARLEQTFQQWGYHRIITSTVENLETLMAGGAIDQASVIELQGSGDQRLGLRPELTASIARAAVTRLAHVTYPQRLYYTANVFCRSENGSQAGQQEYYQAGIELLGTGGILADAEILLLLLGCMETLQLPDWQVVLGNAGLTRSLLESFPPHLRTTVRDAIAQLDRVTLETLDLPQELRHRALQMLDLRGHPKDVLQSVSQLGLTPQQQSIVHELKSLVDLLQSSIADQPLILDLSLIQSFDYYTGVVFEVVANTPQGRQVVGKGGRYDNLLGVFHPKGQSYPGIGFMVSVESLHQALITTGCLPEATPASDWLVVPKTPQAATAAFNYAQTIREGNALIRVELYLEPEEDAAVIRDRARARRIGRVVWIAEDSSPEIETVN, encoded by the coding sequence ATGGTGTATCAACCCCCTTCCGGCGCGCGGGATCTACTCCCGCTAGATGTTGCCCAAAAGCACTGGATAGAAGCTCGTTTGGAGCAAACATTTCAGCAGTGGGGCTATCATCGCATCATTACTTCAACGGTAGAAAATCTGGAGACCCTCATGGCCGGAGGGGCGATTGACCAGGCATCTGTCATTGAGCTGCAGGGATCTGGAGACCAACGTCTGGGCCTTCGACCTGAGTTAACAGCCTCCATTGCACGGGCTGCGGTGACTCGGTTAGCCCACGTAACTTACCCTCAACGCCTTTATTACACGGCCAATGTCTTCTGTCGCTCGGAGAACGGTAGCCAGGCAGGCCAGCAGGAATATTATCAGGCAGGCATTGAACTCCTTGGCACTGGGGGCATCTTGGCTGATGCTGAAATTTTGCTGCTTTTATTGGGCTGCATGGAAACCCTGCAGCTGCCAGATTGGCAAGTGGTTTTAGGCAACGCTGGGTTGACACGATCGCTGCTAGAGTCTTTTCCACCCCATCTGCGCACGACCGTTCGCGACGCGATCGCCCAACTAGACCGGGTCACCCTAGAAACCCTAGATTTGCCACAGGAGTTACGGCATCGGGCGCTGCAAATGCTAGATTTGCGAGGCCATCCTAAGGATGTCTTGCAGTCGGTTAGTCAACTTGGGCTAACGCCTCAGCAGCAGTCCATTGTGCACGAACTCAAGTCTCTAGTTGATTTACTGCAAAGCTCCATCGCAGATCAGCCTTTAATTCTCGATCTCAGCCTCATTCAGTCATTTGACTACTACACCGGGGTTGTCTTTGAGGTGGTTGCAAATACCCCTCAAGGTCGTCAAGTTGTCGGCAAAGGAGGCCGCTATGACAACCTTTTGGGCGTTTTTCATCCCAAAGGACAGAGTTATCCGGGCATCGGTTTTATGGTCAGCGTTGAGAGCCTGCATCAGGCTCTGATCACAACTGGCTGCCTGCCGGAGGCTACCCCTGCCAGCGATTGGTTAGTCGTGCCTAAAACCCCTCAGGCGGCCACCGCCGCCTTTAATTACGCCCAGACGATTCGAGAAGGCAATGCCCTGATTCGGGTGGAGCTATATTTGGAACCCGAAGAAGATGCTGCCGTCATTCGCGATCGCGCCCGTGCCCGGCGCATAGGCCGCGTCGTCTGGATTGCTGAAGACAGCTCACCTGAAATTGAGACTGTAAACTAA
- a CDS encoding NAD(P)/FAD-dependent oxidoreductase, with protein sequence MSTPLSAIKSAAADVLIVGAGPAGATASLFLGQAHIPHTLIDKATFPREKADGNVYGSKVIEILDRLNPNYFPELMAQAEQTLGCATAHIFTPNGERFTLNFAKSPVNGANNHAASPAQVSDDIPFFTMNRRHFDNFLVNKLDHAYVDLHFGTTITALERQQTQWQVTLETSGQTTHLTPKLIIAADGAKSSVVQQLGLMPPIERYYDSVQGYFRGVTGFEQIETPAGATQAGYASHIEAHFLPTSNPGFFFIAPLANGIFNVGVGKPRRDVQQQNMDLHQVVDAVIRNHPKLAARFTHSEPVSDLRPWPEIVGALGRVPVSGPGYLIVGDAAGLCNPLTCFGTGNAMISGMLAAQQVKQSVTQQRFDGATLNAYDQALYQRLQREFQIGNLLKKVTQRDWLFNLVTRNRPVRSLLRQSFQGTLAMLQQL encoded by the coding sequence ATGTCTACCCCATTGTCCGCCATTAAATCCGCTGCAGCTGATGTTTTGATTGTTGGGGCTGGCCCTGCCGGTGCAACCGCTTCCCTCTTTTTGGGGCAGGCTCACATTCCCCACACCCTGATAGATAAAGCCACCTTTCCTCGGGAGAAAGCTGATGGCAATGTCTATGGCTCTAAGGTGATTGAGATTCTCGATCGCTTAAACCCCAATTATTTTCCTGAGCTGATGGCTCAGGCAGAACAGACCCTGGGGTGCGCCACAGCCCACATCTTTACGCCCAATGGCGAAAGGTTCACCCTAAACTTTGCCAAATCACCGGTGAATGGGGCAAACAATCACGCAGCCAGCCCAGCGCAGGTGTCTGACGATATCCCCTTTTTCACGATGAATCGTCGGCACTTTGATAACTTTTTGGTGAATAAGCTAGACCACGCCTATGTTGATCTACATTTTGGCACCACCATCACAGCACTAGAACGGCAGCAAACCCAGTGGCAGGTCACCTTAGAAACCTCAGGCCAAACCACCCACTTAACCCCTAAACTAATCATTGCTGCAGATGGGGCAAAGTCTAGCGTGGTTCAGCAGCTAGGGCTAATGCCGCCCATTGAACGCTACTACGACAGCGTGCAGGGCTATTTTCGTGGCGTCACTGGCTTTGAACAGATAGAGACCCCTGCAGGAGCGACCCAAGCTGGCTACGCCTCCCACATTGAAGCGCACTTTTTACCCACCTCCAATCCGGGATTTTTCTTTATTGCTCCTCTGGCCAACGGCATTTTTAACGTCGGGGTCGGCAAGCCCCGCCGCGATGTTCAGCAGCAAAATATGGATTTGCATCAGGTTGTAGATGCCGTGATACGCAACCACCCAAAGCTAGCAGCCCGCTTTACCCACAGCGAACCCGTTAGCGATTTGCGGCCTTGGCCAGAGATAGTAGGAGCCCTGGGGCGAGTCCCGGTTTCAGGCCCTGGGTATCTGATTGTTGGGGATGCCGCAGGGCTGTGCAACCCCCTTACCTGTTTTGGCACGGGTAATGCCATGATTTCTGGCATGTTGGCTGCGCAACAGGTGAAGCAGTCTGTCACTCAACAGCGCTTTGATGGGGCCACCCTAAACGCTTACGACCAGGCACTCTATCAAAGGCTGCAAAGAGAATTTCAGATCGGCAATCTCCTAAAAAAAGTCACCCAAAGGGACTGGCTGTTTAACTTAGTAACCCGTAATCGCCCAGTGCGATCGCTGCTACGCCAGAGTTTTCAAGGAACCCTAGCCATGCTGCAACAGCTATAG
- a CDS encoding DnaJ domain-containing protein: protein MKIEQGLFKQDFTDYHAILGVSLDADAKQIRKRYLKIARKLHPDSLASATDAEKQQASELLSKMVNPAYEKLTQEKDMAEYKVVLRMRGQQLSQQATRLDMQTEAAKALLKANNSLNLYNSDLKKLADQQYESLDDVLDVTGQISELNLAYLISSAGSTPVTAPPTSTSAAGSTTATATDAASTNETEAPPPPSPRQHRESIIGSYLNRASEFEQKKAYSRAILELREAVKAHPNNAPCHSKLASLYLKAGQPTMARIHLKRALDIDPEDSLAKQLEPKINKANQGKTGKGGQRGSQSKSRGGLFGLFGGKQK, encoded by the coding sequence ATGAAGATTGAACAAGGACTGTTTAAGCAAGACTTCACGGATTATCACGCAATTCTTGGGGTTTCTCTCGACGCAGATGCAAAGCAAATTCGTAAGCGGTATCTCAAAATTGCACGTAAGCTTCACCCCGATAGCTTAGCTTCAGCGACGGATGCAGAGAAGCAACAAGCCAGTGAGCTACTCTCTAAGATGGTGAATCCAGCTTACGAAAAGCTGACTCAAGAAAAGGATATGGCTGAGTATAAAGTTGTCCTGCGCATGCGAGGGCAACAGCTTAGCCAACAGGCTACCCGCTTAGATATGCAGACAGAGGCCGCCAAGGCGCTACTCAAGGCAAATAATTCACTCAACCTCTACAACAGCGACCTCAAAAAGCTCGCCGATCAGCAATACGAATCCTTAGACGACGTTCTAGACGTCACAGGGCAAATCAGCGAACTGAACCTGGCCTACTTAATCAGTTCTGCAGGTAGCACCCCTGTGACCGCCCCACCGACGTCAACCTCAGCCGCGGGCTCAACGACAGCCACAGCAACCGATGCGGCGTCAACGAATGAAACTGAGGCTCCGCCCCCGCCGTCCCCGAGACAGCACCGGGAATCGATTATTGGCAGCTACCTCAATCGAGCCTCGGAATTCGAGCAAAAGAAAGCCTATTCCAGGGCCATTCTGGAGCTGCGAGAAGCGGTTAAAGCGCATCCCAATAATGCCCCCTGCCACAGCAAGTTAGCCAGTCTTTATCTGAAAGCAGGACAGCCAACCATGGCACGCATTCACCTAAAGCGAGCCCTAGATATTGACCCCGAAGATTCCTTAGCCAAGCAATTAGAACCCAAAATCAATAAAGCCAACCAGGGCAAAACCGGTAAGGGTGGCCAAAGAGGAAGCCAGTCAAAATCGCGCGGGGGGTTGTTTGGGTTGTTCGGAGGCAAACAAAAGTAA
- a CDS encoding DUF11 domain-containing protein, whose translation MIRTYHPPTKPKRRRRRGLTLATALLSLCQLNSIALADAQLDNQAVYRYRDKTTGRIYEGSTGVNSPVSPEPLIDPLGQILACDGSVLSDYNGYSIAFYEPDASGLAPGNLLDLTFTEFPEVPNNGVPGGKPPNVSNINPFSLTNADAGTYNFLFDPSKPLTSPINAGLNQSDVGSQYILVVNPPDDSGLEERRVLLTILSSTGGVNNSIIRYEARALDGIPLSATGGTQLTDTVVEVLDAESQGLNLFSLALGMVLCSNDQVRIEKTADRGAVQPGDTAVYRLNIKNLAEVPLDELTVTDELPLGFRLLPEATRATIDGQTVAIDTEASRDGLNVTFTTPNSIPVNGSLDIIYAVQITPDAIRGDGRNSAAVDAERTDNDFAIQDGPVSHQMRLDPGILSNCGTLLGRVFVDKNFDGEQQPGEPGVPNAVIFLDDGNRIVTDENGLYSVDCVLAGRRTGALDLSSLPGYTLAPNLYFRERNSQSRLVNLAPGGLVRMNFAVTPTFQEEAAQ comes from the coding sequence ATGATCCGCACCTATCATCCACCTACCAAACCTAAGCGCCGACGGCGGCGAGGTCTCACCCTAGCCACAGCGCTATTAAGCCTTTGCCAGCTCAACTCTATTGCTCTAGCAGACGCTCAGCTCGATAACCAAGCTGTCTACAGGTATCGAGACAAAACGACTGGGCGCATTTATGAGGGCAGTACTGGGGTCAATTCGCCCGTGAGTCCCGAGCCACTGATCGATCCTTTGGGTCAAATTCTCGCCTGTGATGGCAGCGTCCTTTCAGACTACAACGGCTATTCAATCGCATTTTATGAACCAGATGCTTCAGGATTAGCCCCTGGCAACCTGCTGGATTTAACGTTTACAGAATTTCCTGAAGTCCCTAACAACGGGGTTCCAGGCGGTAAACCGCCTAATGTCAGCAATATTAATCCTTTTTCATTAACGAATGCAGATGCAGGCACCTACAACTTTCTGTTTGACCCCAGCAAACCGCTGACCAGCCCTATTAATGCGGGGCTAAACCAGTCTGATGTAGGTTCTCAGTACATTTTGGTGGTGAATCCACCAGATGACTCAGGCCTGGAGGAACGTCGCGTACTGCTCACCATTCTTAGCAGCACCGGCGGCGTTAACAACAGCATTATTCGCTACGAGGCGAGGGCTCTAGACGGCATTCCCCTGTCAGCCACAGGGGGCACCCAGCTAACCGACACAGTCGTAGAGGTGCTAGATGCGGAGAGCCAGGGGCTCAACCTGTTTTCTCTAGCGCTGGGCATGGTGCTCTGCAGCAATGACCAGGTTCGCATTGAGAAAACCGCCGATCGCGGAGCCGTCCAGCCTGGAGACACCGCTGTTTATCGACTCAATATCAAAAACCTGGCAGAAGTTCCCCTTGATGAGTTAACGGTCACCGATGAGCTGCCGCTGGGCTTCCGCCTCTTGCCAGAAGCAACCCGAGCCACCATCGACGGTCAGACGGTGGCCATCGACACCGAAGCCAGCCGCGATGGTCTCAACGTCACGTTTACCACTCCCAACTCCATTCCAGTCAACGGCTCCTTAGACATCATCTACGCCGTACAAATTACGCCAGATGCGATCCGCGGGGATGGGCGCAATTCCGCCGCCGTGGATGCTGAGCGCACCGACAACGACTTCGCCATTCAGGATGGTCCGGTGAGCCACCAGATGCGGTTAGATCCCGGCATCCTCTCCAACTGCGGCACCTTACTAGGCCGCGTGTTCGTAGACAAAAACTTCGATGGTGAGCAACAGCCTGGTGAGCCGGGCGTACCTAACGCCGTGATCTTTTTAGACGACGGCAATCGCATCGTAACCGATGAGAACGGGCTGTATTCGGTGGACTGTGTCTTAGCGGGTCGCCGCACAGGTGCCTTAGACCTGAGTAGCCTGCCCGGCTACACCCTAGCCCCCAACCTGTATTTCAGAGAACGCAACAGCCAATCGCGCTTGGTCAACTTAGCCCCCGGTGGACTGGTCCGCATGAACTTTGCGGTAACGCCCACATTCCAAGAGGAGGCAGCACAATGA
- a CDS encoding glycosyltransferase family 2 protein, which yields MFFSVVIPTYNRKPILEKCLRAMEQQQFSADRLVDRYEIIVVDDGSTDGTVAWLQGNAAEFPHVRLLEQDHKGPAIARNLGVQAAQGDTIVFIDSDLVVLPTFLHHHAIALTQAYENRGNDQVFTYGRVVNTCNFDDPTSEPFKVTDYSQAFFATGNVAIARHWLETAGLFDTQFQLYGWEDLELGVRLKTLGLSLVKVPAAVGYHWHPPFSLEQVPSLIDKEIQRGRMGVLFYQKHPTWDVRMMIQMTWLHRALWGLLSVGGRLNEKTLAPFLQWLIDQGRPQLALEVARIFLNWYNVQGVYAAYADLERQGA from the coding sequence GTGTTTTTTAGTGTTGTTATCCCAACCTATAACCGCAAACCTATTTTGGAAAAGTGCCTGCGAGCGATGGAGCAGCAGCAATTCTCTGCAGATAGGTTAGTTGATAGGTACGAAATCATCGTTGTGGATGATGGCTCTACTGATGGTACTGTGGCGTGGCTGCAGGGAAATGCAGCGGAGTTTCCCCATGTGCGGCTGTTGGAGCAAGATCATAAAGGCCCTGCGATCGCTCGCAATTTGGGGGTTCAAGCGGCACAAGGTGACACCATTGTTTTTATTGACAGCGATCTGGTAGTTTTGCCTACTTTTTTGCATCATCACGCGATTGCCCTGACCCAAGCCTACGAAAACCGGGGGAACGATCAGGTGTTTACCTATGGGCGTGTGGTCAATACCTGTAACTTTGACGATCCAACATCGGAACCCTTTAAAGTGACAGATTATTCGCAGGCGTTTTTTGCCACAGGAAACGTGGCGATCGCCCGCCACTGGCTAGAGACAGCGGGGTTATTTGATACCCAGTTTCAACTCTATGGCTGGGAAGATTTAGAGCTTGGCGTTCGTTTGAAGACCCTGGGCCTGTCTCTCGTGAAAGTTCCTGCTGCTGTGGGTTACCACTGGCATCCACCCTTCTCTTTGGAGCAAGTTCCGTCTTTGATTGATAAAGAAATTCAGCGAGGCCGGATGGGGGTTTTGTTTTACCAGAAGCACCCCACTTGGGACGTGCGCATGATGATTCAAATGACCTGGCTACATCGCGCTTTGTGGGGGCTTTTGTCAGTTGGAGGTAGGCTCAATGAAAAGACGCTAGCTCCCTTTCTGCAGTGGCTGATTGATCAGGGTCGTCCTCAGTTAGCGTTAGAGGTCGCCCGGATATTTCTGAATTGGTATAACGTTCAGGGCGTCTATGCTGCCTATGCAGATTTAGAAAGGCAAGGCGCTTAG
- a CDS encoding argininosuccinate synthase, with the protein MGRAERVVLAYSGGVDTTVCIPYLKHEFGVKEVITLAADLGQGEDLEPIRQKALKAGASESLVVDATDALVKHYAIPAIKANALYENRYPLSTALARPLIAKLLVEAANQCQADAVAHGCTGKGNDQVRFDVSIGALNPSLKVLTPAREWGMSREEAIAYGEKFGLTFPVKKSSPYSIDFNLLGRSIEAGVLENPWQEPPEEVFAITQAIADTPDEPTYVEIGFTAGEPTHLNGVEMSVTQLLIQLNEIAGQHGVGRIDMIENRLVGIKSREIYEIPALWVLIAAHRDLESLTLAADVTQYKRGIEDTYSRLVYNGLWYSPLKAALDAFIEQTQTYVNGTVRVKLHKGSTQIVGRQSENALYSEALATYGAEDQFDHRAADGFIYVWGLPTRVWSQHLRDD; encoded by the coding sequence ATGGGTCGTGCAGAAAGAGTGGTTCTGGCGTATTCGGGCGGGGTAGATACTACCGTATGTATCCCTTATCTAAAGCATGAATTTGGGGTTAAAGAAGTGATTACCTTGGCCGCAGATTTAGGCCAAGGAGAAGATCTAGAACCCATTCGTCAGAAGGCTCTGAAAGCCGGGGCATCTGAGTCGCTGGTGGTCGATGCCACCGACGCCCTCGTGAAACACTATGCCATCCCAGCAATCAAAGCAAATGCCCTGTATGAAAACCGCTACCCCCTCTCCACTGCCTTGGCCCGGCCCTTGATTGCGAAACTGCTCGTAGAAGCCGCCAACCAGTGCCAGGCCGATGCCGTAGCCCACGGCTGCACCGGCAAGGGAAATGACCAGGTTCGTTTTGACGTCTCGATTGGGGCTCTAAATCCTAGCCTTAAAGTGCTGACCCCGGCACGGGAGTGGGGCATGAGTCGGGAAGAAGCGATCGCCTATGGCGAGAAGTTTGGGCTCACCTTTCCGGTCAAAAAGTCTTCTCCTTACAGCATTGACTTCAACCTCTTAGGACGCAGCATCGAAGCAGGTGTTCTAGAAAACCCTTGGCAAGAACCCCCAGAAGAGGTGTTTGCCATCACCCAAGCGATCGCCGATACGCCCGATGAGCCCACCTATGTGGAAATTGGCTTCACCGCTGGCGAACCGACCCACTTAAACGGGGTAGAAATGTCTGTCACCCAACTGCTCATCCAGCTCAATGAGATTGCTGGCCAGCACGGGGTCGGGCGCATCGACATGATCGAAAATCGTCTGGTGGGCATCAAATCTCGTGAAATCTACGAAATTCCTGCCCTATGGGTGCTGATTGCTGCCCACCGCGATCTCGAAAGCCTAACCCTTGCAGCCGATGTCACTCAATACAAGCGGGGCATCGAAGACACCTACAGCCGCCTGGTATATAACGGCCTCTGGTATAGCCCGCTAAAAGCTGCTCTAGACGCTTTTATTGAGCAAACTCAGACCTACGTCAACGGCACAGTGCGGGTAAAACTCCACAAAGGCAGCACGCAAATCGTCGGACGACAGTCTGAGAATGCCTTATACAGCGAAGCGTTAGCCACCTATGGGGCTGAGGATCAATTTGACCACCGAGCTGCAGACGGCTTTATCTACGTTTGGGGTTTACCCACTCGCGTCTGGTCACAACACCTGCGCGACGATTGA
- a CDS encoding inositol monophosphatase, with protein sequence MTMTASSDHDLARYLDIATEAALTGGAILQTYWGKLESIEEKGRPGDLVTEADKAAEAAVLEVLARHLPDHPILAEESGAIAGKAESPFLWAIDPLDGTTNYTHQYPFSAVSVGLLINGYPAVGAIFDPFHEELFRAAKGLGATLNRRSIRVSRTDKLTNSLLVTGFAYDRHERIDNNYAEFCHLTHLTQGVRRGGAAAIDLAYVACGRLDGYWERGLSPWDLAAGVVLVEEAGGQVTAYDETPFKIESGRILATNGRIHSTLSQVLQQIKPLTDFQPIELVE encoded by the coding sequence ATGACTATGACCGCCTCTAGCGACCACGACCTAGCGCGTTATCTCGACATTGCCACTGAGGCCGCACTTACAGGCGGGGCTATCTTGCAGACCTACTGGGGCAAGTTAGAGTCCATTGAAGAAAAAGGCCGTCCCGGAGATTTAGTCACAGAAGCTGATAAGGCCGCTGAGGCCGCAGTTTTAGAGGTTCTAGCGCGTCATCTGCCAGATCATCCCATTCTGGCTGAAGAGTCTGGTGCCATTGCAGGAAAGGCCGAGAGTCCATTTTTATGGGCCATAGATCCCCTCGATGGCACCACTAATTACACCCACCAATATCCTTTCTCAGCAGTTTCTGTAGGGCTGTTGATCAACGGTTATCCTGCTGTTGGCGCTATTTTCGACCCCTTCCATGAAGAACTTTTCCGTGCAGCCAAGGGCTTAGGGGCCACCTTAAACCGCCGCTCTATTCGGGTTTCTAGAACCGATAAGTTAACCAACAGCCTATTAGTTACTGGGTTTGCTTACGATCGCCATGAACGCATCGACAATAACTATGCCGAATTTTGCCATCTGACCCATCTGACTCAGGGGGTAAGGCGAGGGGGGGCTGCTGCGATCGACCTGGCCTACGTCGCCTGTGGTCGTCTAGACGGCTATTGGGAACGAGGATTATCTCCTTGGGATTTGGCCGCAGGCGTTGTTTTAGTAGAAGAAGCAGGGGGGCAAGTCACCGCATACGATGAAACCCCGTTTAAGATTGAATCAGGGCGCATTCTAGCCACAAACGGGCGCATTCACAGTACCCTTAGCCAGGTACTCCAGCAGATAAAACCTCTGACTGACTTTCAGCCAATCGAGCTCGTAGAATGA
- a CDS encoding leucyl/phenylalanyl-tRNA--protein transferase, giving the protein MIPSKYDTAAIIEGYAKGYFLMADDDGQNLGWYSSRQRTLIPLDERFRYPKSLRRVLNQDRFQAAINQDFLAVVDGCANRDTTWISDDLKDIYWELYQAGWAFSFETWQGDELAGGILGLAIGGAFIGESMFYRIPDGSKVAMVKLVERLRSRRFCLFDVQMMNPHLSRFGAHIISNRDYRKRLKQALTLPCTFV; this is encoded by the coding sequence GTGATTCCATCTAAGTACGACACTGCTGCGATTATTGAAGGCTACGCCAAAGGCTATTTTTTGATGGCTGATGACGATGGGCAGAACCTGGGCTGGTATTCCAGTCGTCAGCGGACGCTGATTCCTTTAGATGAGCGGTTTCGCTATCCCAAATCGCTGCGTCGCGTGCTCAATCAAGACCGATTTCAAGCGGCGATCAACCAAGACTTTTTGGCCGTTGTGGATGGCTGTGCTAACCGCGACACCACCTGGATTTCGGATGATCTGAAAGATATTTATTGGGAACTGTACCAAGCAGGTTGGGCCTTTAGCTTTGAAACTTGGCAAGGGGATGAACTGGCCGGAGGCATTTTGGGATTAGCGATTGGGGGCGCATTTATTGGAGAGTCAATGTTCTATCGCATCCCAGATGGGTCTAAGGTGGCCATGGTGAAGCTGGTAGAACGGTTGCGATCGCGCCGCTTCTGCCTGTTTGATGTGCAAATGATGAATCCTCACCTGTCTCGTTTTGGGGCTCACATCATTTCAAATCGGGATTACCGAAAACGCTTAAAACAGGCACTGACGCTCCCTTGTACGTTTGTGTAA
- the ureA gene encoding urease subunit gamma: MQLSPQEKDKLLIFTAALLAERRKAKGLKLNYPEAVAYISAAILEGAREGRSVADLMHYGTTLLIRDDVMEGVPEMVDEVQVEATFPDGTKLVTVHDPIP, from the coding sequence ATGCAACTGTCACCCCAAGAAAAGGACAAGCTGCTTATTTTCACCGCCGCGCTGTTAGCTGAGCGGCGCAAAGCAAAAGGCTTAAAGTTGAACTATCCTGAGGCGGTCGCATACATTTCTGCAGCCATTTTGGAAGGCGCCAGAGAAGGGCGCAGCGTTGCTGACCTGATGCATTACGGCACCACCCTGCTAATCCGTGATGACGTCATGGAAGGGGTTCCAGAAATGGTCGATGAAGTTCAGGTCGAAGCAACGTTTCCAGATGGGACAAAACTCGTCACCGTTCATGACCCCATTCCTTAA